In Denticeps clupeoides chromosome 1, fDenClu1.1, whole genome shotgun sequence, a single window of DNA contains:
- the ptgr2 gene encoding prostaglandin reductase 2, with the protein MLPVKRAVLRSRPGVNGQPAPENFQVEDTVLKVDLQAGQVLVKTLFLSTDPYMRCCMNQETGADYLLPWRLCEVVDGGGVGVVEASRSDGLCPGDVVTWFNWPWQTHAVLDGSVLQKVDPDMVDGRLSYFLGAVGLTGLTALLGVREKGHVTPGANQTMVVSGAAGACGSIAGQVGRLDGCGRVVGICGSDEKCRCLVDQLGFSSAVNYRCSDMSAMLREACPQGIDVYFDNVGGPISDAVIAQMNVGGHVILCGQISQYNKDVPYPPPLGEETQEALRSKNITRERFMVLNYMEKQPAALLQLSQWVRRGDIKVLETVVNGIENMGAAFCSMMAGGNVGKQVVKISG; encoded by the exons ATGCTGCCCGTTAAAAGGGCGGTGCTGCGTTCCCGGCCCG GGGTCAATGGGCAGCCGGCCCCGGAGAACTTCCAGGTGGAGGACACCGTCCTGAAGGTGGATCTGCAAGCCGGACAGGTCCTGGTGAAGACCCTCTTCCTGTCCACTGATCCGTACATG aGATGTTGCATGAACCAGGAGACTGGTGCGGATTATTTGTTGCCCTGGAGACTGTGTGAAGTGGTGGATGGGGGCGGAGTCGGGGTGGTGGAGGCCAGTCGGAGTGATGGCCTCTGTCCCGGTGATGTGGTGACCTGGTTCAACTGGCCGTGGCAAACGCACGCTGTTCTAGATGGGAGCGTGTTGCAGAAG GTGGACCCGGACATGGTGGACGGACGCCTCTCATACTTTCTCGGTGCCGTGGGATTGACTGGTCTCACTGCCCTGCTGGGTGTCAGGGAGAAAGGTCACGTGACCCCAGGGGCCAATCAGACCATGGTCGTCAGCGGCGCCGCAGGGGCTTGTGGGTCCATTGCTGGACAG GTGGGCCGGCTGGATGGCTGTGGGCGTGTGGTGGGCATCTGTGGCTCAGATGAGAAGTGCCGCTGTCTGGTGGATCAGCTGGGCTTCTCCTCGGCGGTGAACTATCGCTGCAGCGACATGTCCGCCATGCTGAGGGAGGCGTGTCCACAAGGAATTGATGTTTACTTTGACAACGTTGGTGGTCCAATCAGTGATGCCGTTATTGCGCAG ATGAACGTGGGCGGTCATGTGATCCTCTGCGGTCAGATATCACAGTATAATAAGGACGTTCCGTACCCACCCCCCCTCGGCGAGGAGACGCAGGAGGCCCTGAGGAGCAAGAACATCACCAG GGAGCGTTTTATGGTGCTGAACTACATGGAGAAGCAGCCAGCTGCTCTTCTCCAGCTCAGCCAGTGGGTGAGAAGAGGAGATATCAAG GTGTTGGAGACTGTGGT